The genomic segment GATAAAAACCGATAATCTGGCCCGGGAACGGGCCAGTATCTACCGTTGGTTTGCTTGCCTGCTGTTTAAGGAGCTCTCCGTTAGCGATATGACCTCATTAAGCTCGCCGGAACTTCAGCAGCTACTGCGTGGGTTGAAATCAATTCCTGAGCTACGCCTTCCCGCCGATTTATTCAGGCGTAAAGTGAAGGCGTTAATCAATCGTTCGGACAATCATCTTGAACTGGCCGCTGATTATGCAGAACTATTTTTGATGCCACCACCGAGTGGGGTATCTCCCTATGCCGGGCACTATCCCCATAGTTCTCCGGCGGAAGAAAGAATTGTGATGAACCAATGGCTAAATCACCTGAAGCAACAAACCGGAAATAATGAGGCATCGGACCATTTAGCCGTTCAACTTGCTGTAATGGCTTTATTAATTGAGTCCCGTGATGGTCAGTCTCCCACCTTTGCTTCACAATATAACTACCTGAAAGAACGTCTGATTAGTTGGTTACCGGGTTTAGTTAAACTATGCCAACAACGAGATAAGTTTGGTTTTTATTCATCCCTGCTCAGGTTACTCAAAAGCTATATGTTGCAAGATGAACTGTATTTAGCTGAGTGCATTCAATCATTATCTTCAAATATACACGCCTCATAACCCACCACTCACTTACCAATAACCAGTTAAAAACATGATTATTGGTAAGTCATTTTTAGGATTTGACTTAATTAATCTAAATAAAAGCTCATAACAACAAGTAATCATGATGGTTTTTTTTAGGACCACAAGTGTGTGGAATTAGGCGATGACGATCGGCAGAATACCTTCCAAGCAAGCATGACTCAACGGCCTCAGCCCTTTACCAACGAGTTCATGACTTTTCAGTTTTATCCAAACAGGTACCAAATAGTGCAAATGAATATTATCAATAAATATACCGTTCCTGCCCTGATCGCCGTTGTTTTTGGATTTGGTGCTTTTCAGGCTTATCACACTTATGACAACCATAAGAGCTATGCCTTAAGCAGTACATCCAAACACCCCCATAAAGCAAAAACGGAGGTCGCCGCTGAGCCAGCGAACTTGATGTTATTTAATCAACCAACAAGTGCACCTAAGACAGCCGTTCAGGCACCGCCTGTCGCGGTAGAAGTCAGTGCCATCGTTTATAGCGATGATACGGATTTATCCATGGCTACTCTGAAACAAGGCAGTGAAGAAATTAACTATCGCGTTGGTGAAATGCTTAAAGGTTACAGCGACGTATTTGTTGATTCTATTGATAAAGATGGCATCCATCTGCGTAATAAAGGCAACATGGAAACCGTTAAATTAAAACAGCCTGACTATATGAAAGGACACGCAGCATAGTCAGGATGTTAACGATAAGTTCGAATAACCCCGTTCTCACTCGTCGTATCACAGGACGTATTAAGTTAGCAGATAGGGACTATCTGGAAGAATTCGCTGCGAAATTTGGATGGTAAACGCAGCAATCAGGGAAGATATAACTCCCTGGAATAAAGCCGCAGGGAAGCGGCCGCGTTACAAGCAGGAAGCATTTGAAAGGATACACCGCACAATCAGGATGAGACAGTAACCGCTAATGTGCCTCGACGTTATCGCTGTTACTGATGTGCATAATAAAACGGCCCCGCCAATCATGGCAGGGCCGTTTGTTTTTTTACTACTCTAAACGTTCATCAGATACGGGTTTACATTACAGCGCAGCAATAGTTGCCTTCTGCTCCAGCAGCTTGGCTTTATCTTCGATAAAGGTCGCTAAACGCTCACGCTCTTTAGCCACGACCGCTTCAGGAGCACGAGAAACAAAGCCTTCGTTTTCCAGCTTGCTCTCAATTTTCCCGATTTCATCTTCAATGCGCGTCACTTCTTTCGCCAGACGTTCCAACTCAGCGGCTTTATCTACCAGACCCGCCATTGGAATTAACAGCTCGGCACCTTCTACCAGTTTAGTCACGGAAACCGGACCTTTATCACCGGCTGGCAGAATGGTAATTGATGACAAACGCGCCAGCGTTTTAATAAAGTTTTCGTTTTCCATCACCCGGCTTTGTGCCATCGGATTGGCTTCACGCAGTAACACATCCAGCAGTTTGCCTGGCGCAATGTTCATCTCGGCGCGAATATTTCGTACCGCAACAATCGCCTGTCTTATCCATTCCAGAGAATCTCTGGCTGCTTTATCATCCAGTGCCGCATCGTATTCCGGCATAGGTTGCAGCATGATGGTATCGGCAGTGATATTTTTCAGCAGTTTCACGCGCTGCCAGATAGTTTCAGTGATAAATGGAATAATCGGATGCGCTAAACGCAACAATGACTCCAGCACATGAACCAGCGTATGGCGCGTACCACGCAGTTCTGTTTCAGAACCTGAGTTCATCACCGGCTTCGCCAGCTCCAGATACCAGTCACAGAACTGGTTCCAGGTGAATTCATACAGAATGTTGGCAGCCATATCGAAACGATAGCTATCCAGCGCTTCACGATAGGCTTTCACCGTCTGGTTAAACTCAGCCAGAATCCAGCGATCCGCCAGCGAAAGCACCATCTCACCGCCGTTTTGACCACAATCCTGATCTTCAGTATTCATTAATACAAAGCGGCTGGCGTTCCATAGCTTATTACAGAAGTTACGGTAACCTTCCAGGCGTTTCATATCCCAGTTGATATCACGACCGGTTGAGGCTAACGCCGTCAGGGTAAAGCGCAGGGCATCAGTACCATGAGCTTCAATTCCGTTCGGGAATTGCTTCTCGGTACGCTTACGGATTTTCTCCGCCAGCTGTGGCTGCATCATATTACCGGTTCGTTTTTCTAACAGGCCATCCAACGAAATACCGTCAATCATATCCAGTGGGTCAATAACGTTACCCTTGGATTTAGACATTTTCTGTCCTTCGTCATCACGGATAAGGCCGGTAACGTAGACGTTTTTAAACGGTACCTGCGGCTTGCCGTTCTCATCTTTGATGAAATGCATGGTCAGCATGATCATGCGGGCAATCCAGAAGAAGATGATATCGAAGCCACTCACCAGCACATTGGTTGGGTGGAAAGTACGTAAATCTTCGGTATTTTCCGGCCAGCCTAATGTTGAGAATGTCCATAAACCGGATGAGAACCAGGTATCCAGTACATCTTCGTCCTGAGTCAGAACCACATCGGCCGGAATATTATTCTCTTTACGCACTTCTTCTTCGTTACGGGCAACGTAGACGTTACCTTCAGCGTCGTACCAGGCAGGAATACGATGTCCCCACCATAGCTGACGGGAAATACACCAGTCCTGAATATCACGCATCCAGGAGAAGTACATATTCTCATACTGCTTAGGTACGAATTGAATATCGCCGTTTTCCACCGCTTCAATAGCCACTTTTGCCAGCGGAGCAGTACGTACATACCACTGATCGGTTAACATTGGTTCAATAACCACACCACCACGGTCGCCGTAAGGTACCGTTAAGTCATGTGGTTTAATCTCTTCCAGCAGGCCCAGACCATCAAAAGCTGCAACCACGGCTTTACGCGCGGCAAAACGTTCTAACCCACGCAGCTCAGACGGTAGCTCATCAGAATAATCTTCGCTTGGTTTACCATTGGTATCAAATATCTCTGCGCTATCGCGGATATCGCCGTCGAAGGTCAGAATATTGATCATCGGTAGCCCGTGGCGGCGTCCAACCTCATAGTCGTTAAAGTCATGAGCTGGTGTGATTTTCACACAGCCGGTGCCCTTTTCCATATCCGCATGTTCATCACCCACGATCGGAATACGGCGATTGACCAGCGGCAGAACAACATACTTACCAATAAGATCTTTATAACGCGGATCTTCCGGGTTAACGGCTACGCCGGTGTCGCCCAAT from the Limnobaculum zhutongyuii genome contains:
- a CDS encoding type II secretion system protein N, with the translated sequence MNIINKYTVPALIAVVFGFGAFQAYHTYDNHKSYALSSTSKHPHKAKTEVAAEPANLMLFNQPTSAPKTAVQAPPVAVEVSAIVYSDDTDLSMATLKQGSEEINYRVGEMLKGYSDVFVDSIDKDGIHLRNKGNMETVKLKQPDYMKGHAA
- a CDS encoding valine--tRNA ligase; this translates as MEKTYNPQEIEQSLYQHWEESGYFKPNGDTSKESYCIVIPPPNVTGSLHMGHAFQQTIMDAMIRYQRMQGKNTLWQAGTDHAGIATQMVVERKIAAEENKTRHDYVREAFIDKIWQWKAESGGTITGQMRRLGASVDWDRERFTMDESLSNAVKEVFVRLHKENLIYRGKRLVNWDPKLRTAISDLEVENRETKGSMWHLRYPLADGVKTADGKDYLVVATTRPETVLGDTGVAVNPEDPRYKDLIGKYVVLPLVNRRIPIVGDEHADMEKGTGCVKITPAHDFNDYEVGRRHGLPMINILTFDGDIRDSAEIFDTNGKPSEDYSDELPSELRGLERFAARKAVVAAFDGLGLLEEIKPHDLTVPYGDRGGVVIEPMLTDQWYVRTAPLAKVAIEAVENGDIQFVPKQYENMYFSWMRDIQDWCISRQLWWGHRIPAWYDAEGNVYVARNEEEVRKENNIPADVVLTQDEDVLDTWFSSGLWTFSTLGWPENTEDLRTFHPTNVLVSGFDIIFFWIARMIMLTMHFIKDENGKPQVPFKNVYVTGLIRDDEGQKMSKSKGNVIDPLDMIDGISLDGLLEKRTGNMMQPQLAEKIRKRTEKQFPNGIEAHGTDALRFTLTALASTGRDINWDMKRLEGYRNFCNKLWNASRFVLMNTEDQDCGQNGGEMVLSLADRWILAEFNQTVKAYREALDSYRFDMAANILYEFTWNQFCDWYLELAKPVMNSGSETELRGTRHTLVHVLESLLRLAHPIIPFITETIWQRVKLLKNITADTIMLQPMPEYDAALDDKAARDSLEWIRQAIVAVRNIRAEMNIAPGKLLDVLLREANPMAQSRVMENENFIKTLARLSSITILPAGDKGPVSVTKLVEGAELLIPMAGLVDKAAELERLAKEVTRIEDEIGKIESKLENEGFVSRAPEAVVAKERERLATFIEDKAKLLEQKATIAAL
- the torD gene encoding molecular chaperone TorD; the encoded protein is MIKTDNLARERASIYRWFACLLFKELSVSDMTSLSSPELQQLLRGLKSIPELRLPADLFRRKVKALINRSDNHLELAADYAELFLMPPPSGVSPYAGHYPHSSPAEERIVMNQWLNHLKQQTGNNEASDHLAVQLAVMALLIESRDGQSPTFASQYNYLKERLISWLPGLVKLCQQRDKFGFYSSLLRLLKSYMLQDELYLAECIQSLSSNIHAS